The following are from one region of the Carnobacterium gallinarum DSM 4847 genome:
- a CDS encoding GNAT family N-acetyltransferase, with amino-acid sequence MENKIKLHQAKLEELQLIEGMLTDTAKWLKSIGSKQWNGILEGKDNHNTANAIEKGEVFYCTLENKPVGMFILWQNQSEWDQELWGTEDSEAYFYLHRLNLVREFAGKGIALDMLERIKEYGKVNQKTGIRLDCLASNEPLNQMYKKANFNFLKTIYNHDAGEQISDFNLYEYLYK; translated from the coding sequence ATGGAGAACAAAATCAAATTACATCAAGCAAAACTAGAAGAATTACAGTTAATAGAAGGAATGCTGACAGATACGGCTAAATGGCTAAAATCAATAGGTTCAAAACAATGGAATGGAATTCTTGAAGGAAAAGACAATCATAATACTGCAAATGCAATTGAAAAAGGGGAAGTTTTTTACTGTACATTAGAAAATAAACCAGTGGGAATGTTTATTTTGTGGCAAAATCAAAGTGAATGGGATCAAGAGTTATGGGGAACAGAGGATAGTGAAGCCTATTTCTATTTACATCGTTTAAATTTAGTTCGAGAATTTGCTGGTAAAGGAATTGCACTGGACATGTTAGAACGGATTAAAGAATACGGGAAAGTAAATCAAAAAACAGGAATTCGTTTGGATTGTTTAGCAAGTAATGAACCGCTAAATCAGATGTACAAGAAGGCGAACTTTAATTTTTTGAAGACAATTTATAATCATGATGCTGGAGAGCAAATTTCAGACTTTAATCTCTATGAATATTTGTATAAATAA
- a CDS encoding glucose-6-phosphate isomerase → MPHIQFDYSKIDQFLQPHEVAYLQQQVTTADDMLRKGTGQGNDFLGWIDLPKNYDKDEFARIKAAAKKIQSDSEILIVIGIGGSYLGAKAALDFLNHSFYNLLGKEDRKAPQIFFAGNSISSSYLHDLIEVIGERDFSVNIISKSGTTTEPAIAFRVFKELLVKKYGVDEAKKRIYATTDKAQGALKNEANAEGYESFIIPDDVGGRFSVLTPVGLLPIAASGADIDALMKGAADASEAYSSDKLEENEAYQYAAVRNALYRKGKVTELLINYEPSLQYFSEWWKQLFGESEGKDQKGIYPSSANFSTDLHSLGQYIQEGRRNIFETVIKVDKARHDIKIPVTEADLDGLGYLQGKEIDFVNTKAFQGTLLAHTDGEVPNLLVTIPETDAYTLGYLMYFFEIAVGISGYLNGVNPFDQPGVEAYKKNMFALLGKPGFEELAKELNERL, encoded by the coding sequence ATGCCACACATTCAGTTTGATTATTCAAAGATTGACCAATTTTTACAACCACATGAAGTCGCTTATCTACAACAACAAGTAACAACAGCCGACGATATGTTACGTAAGGGAACAGGTCAAGGAAATGATTTTCTTGGTTGGATTGACTTACCAAAAAATTATGACAAAGACGAATTTGCACGAATTAAAGCAGCAGCTAAAAAAATCCAATCTGATTCTGAGATTTTAATTGTTATCGGAATTGGTGGTTCATATCTAGGTGCTAAAGCTGCATTGGATTTCTTAAATCACTCGTTCTATAATTTATTAGGTAAAGAAGATCGTAAAGCTCCACAAATCTTTTTCGCTGGAAATAGTATTAGTTCAAGCTATTTACATGATTTAATTGAAGTTATCGGAGAGCGTGATTTCTCAGTTAATATCATTTCAAAATCTGGAACAACAACAGAGCCAGCTATTGCCTTCCGTGTATTTAAAGAATTATTAGTTAAAAAATATGGTGTAGACGAAGCTAAAAAACGTATCTATGCAACAACTGATAAAGCACAAGGCGCGTTGAAAAATGAAGCTAATGCTGAAGGTTATGAATCATTTATTATTCCTGATGATGTTGGCGGACGTTTCTCTGTTTTAACACCAGTTGGATTGCTGCCAATCGCAGCAAGTGGAGCAGATATCGATGCTCTAATGAAAGGTGCAGCTGATGCAAGTGAGGCTTATTCTAGTGATAAACTAGAAGAAAATGAGGCTTATCAGTATGCAGCAGTACGTAATGCTTTATACCGTAAAGGAAAAGTAACTGAATTATTAATTAACTATGAACCAAGCCTACAATACTTCTCTGAATGGTGGAAACAATTATTCGGCGAGTCTGAAGGGAAAGATCAAAAAGGAATTTACCCATCAAGTGCAAACTTCTCTACAGATTTGCATTCATTGGGTCAATATATTCAAGAAGGACGACGTAATATCTTTGAAACAGTAATTAAAGTAGATAAAGCGCGTCATGATATTAAAATTCCAGTAACTGAAGCAGACTTAGATGGTTTAGGTTATTTACAAGGGAAAGAAATTGATTTTGTAAACACAAAAGCTTTCCAAGGAACGTTATTAGCTCATACAGATGGAGAAGTACCAAACTTATTGGTAACTATTCCTGAAACAGATGCATATACTTTAGGTTATTTGATGTATTTCTTTGAAATCGCAGTTGGAATTTCTGGCTATTTAAATGGTGTGAATCCATTTGATCAACCAGGAGTTGAAGCGTATAAGAAAAATATGTTTGCTCTACTAGGCAAACCTGGCTTTGAAGAGTTAGCAAAAGAGCTTAATGAACGCCTATAA